The following are from one region of the Streptomyces decoyicus genome:
- a CDS encoding gamma-glutamyl-gamma-aminobutyrate hydrolase family protein yields the protein MSQPLIGISTYQEEARWGVWALPAALVPAGYPKLVQRSGGLAALLPPGDPATAAETVARLDGLVIAGGADVEPARYGAEPHPRTGPPALDRDAWELALIEAALSGGVPLLGICRGLQLLNVVLGGTLVQHLDGHAGAPGVFDRHDIKPVPGTLLGRTLPEPVSVPTYHHQAVDRLGRGLLASAYAEDGTIEALELPGAYGFTLAVQWHPEAGDDTRVMEALVAAARGTSAGE from the coding sequence ATGTCCCAGCCCCTCATCGGCATCAGCACGTACCAGGAAGAGGCCCGGTGGGGGGTGTGGGCCCTGCCCGCCGCGCTGGTGCCCGCCGGATACCCGAAGCTGGTGCAGCGCTCGGGCGGGCTGGCCGCGCTGCTGCCGCCGGGCGACCCGGCCACGGCCGCCGAGACCGTCGCCCGTCTGGACGGGCTGGTGATCGCCGGCGGCGCGGATGTGGAGCCGGCCCGCTACGGCGCGGAGCCGCACCCCAGGACCGGCCCGCCGGCCCTGGACCGGGACGCCTGGGAACTGGCCCTGATCGAGGCCGCGTTGTCGGGCGGCGTCCCGCTGCTGGGCATCTGCCGCGGGCTCCAGCTGCTGAACGTGGTGCTGGGCGGCACCCTCGTCCAGCACCTCGACGGGCATGCCGGAGCCCCCGGAGTCTTCGACCGGCACGACATCAAGCCGGTCCCCGGGACCCTGCTGGGCCGTACGCTGCCCGAGCCGGTCTCCGTGCCGACGTACCACCACCAGGCCGTGGACCGGCTCGGCCGCGGGCTCCTGGCCTCCGCCTATGCGGAGGACGGCACCATCGAGGCGCTGGAACTCCCGGGCGCGTACGGCTTCACCCTGGCGGTGCAGTGGCACCCCGAGGCCGGGGACGACACCCGGGTGATGGAGGCCCTGGTGGCGGCGGCGCGCGGGACGTCCGCCGGGGAGTGA
- a CDS encoding 3-oxoacyl-ACP reductase, which translates to MTDQTAVCRRLVGRTAVITGAGSGIGLATARRLASEGANVVCADIDETAGKAAAAEVGGLFVQVDVTDSDQVEALYKTAFDTYGSVDIAFNNAGISPDDDDSILTTGLDAWKRVQEVNLTSVYLCCKHALPYMRDQGRGSIINTASFVAVMGAATSQISYTASKGGVLSMSRELGVQFAREGIRVNALCPGPVNTPLLQELFAKDPERAARRLVHVPVGRFAEPEEIASAVAFLASDDSSFVNAAEFLVDGGIAGAYVTPV; encoded by the coding sequence GTGACCGACCAGACCGCAGTGTGCCGCCGCCTCGTCGGCCGTACCGCCGTGATCACCGGTGCCGGCAGCGGCATCGGGCTGGCCACCGCCCGCCGACTGGCCTCCGAGGGCGCCAACGTCGTCTGCGCCGACATCGACGAGACGGCGGGCAAGGCCGCGGCCGCCGAGGTCGGCGGCCTCTTCGTCCAGGTCGATGTGACCGACTCCGACCAGGTCGAGGCGCTCTACAAGACCGCCTTCGACACCTACGGCTCGGTCGACATCGCCTTCAACAACGCCGGGATCTCCCCGGACGACGACGACTCGATCCTCACCACCGGACTGGACGCCTGGAAGCGCGTCCAGGAGGTCAACCTCACCTCGGTCTACCTCTGCTGCAAGCACGCGCTGCCCTACATGCGCGACCAGGGCCGCGGCTCCATCATCAACACCGCGTCCTTCGTGGCCGTGATGGGTGCCGCCACCTCCCAGATCAGCTACACCGCCTCCAAGGGCGGCGTGCTGTCCATGTCCCGCGAACTGGGCGTCCAGTTCGCCCGCGAGGGCATCCGGGTCAACGCCCTGTGCCCCGGGCCGGTCAACACCCCGCTTCTCCAGGAGCTGTTCGCCAAGGACCCGGAGCGCGCCGCGCGCCGCCTGGTGCACGTCCCCGTCGGCCGGTTCGCCGAGCCCGAGGAGATCGCCTCCGCCGTCGCCTTCCTCGCCAGCGACGACTCCTCGTTCGTCAACGCCGCCGAGTTCCTGGTCGACGGCGGTATCGCGGGCGCCTACGTCACCCCCGTCTGA
- a CDS encoding TDT family transporter codes for MATLAQAPSRPGAAAGPAAGPGVPATAASVRHLGPNWYAAVMGTAIVANAGAVLPLTAPGLRTAYQVVWALSALMLLTLLAARTVHWIRHGDQARRHLLDPAVAPFYGCLAMALLAVGGGTLAVGRDVIGEPAALAADAVLWTLGTLVGLTAAAAIPYLMVTRHRIETGSASPVWLLPLVAPMVSAALGPALVPHLPAGQWREALLFTCYALFGMSLLATLLVLPLVLSRLIHHGPLPLALTPTLFLVLGPLGQSTTALANLAHAAPGVVDASSAHAMGAFAVLYGVPVTGFALLWLAIATAMVVRAFRNGMGFAMTWWGFTFPLGTCVTGAAGLAVRTGLGAFDRLAVGLFALLVTAVAVAGTRTAIGLVRGRLLAPPRPVTA; via the coding sequence ATGGCAACTCTCGCGCAAGCACCTTCCCGCCCCGGCGCCGCCGCGGGCCCCGCCGCCGGCCCCGGCGTACCCGCCACCGCAGCCTCGGTCCGCCATCTCGGACCGAACTGGTACGCCGCCGTCATGGGCACCGCGATCGTCGCCAACGCCGGTGCGGTCCTGCCGCTCACCGCACCGGGCCTGCGCACCGCCTACCAGGTCGTCTGGGCACTGTCGGCGCTGATGCTGCTGACGCTGCTGGCCGCCAGAACCGTGCACTGGATCCGCCACGGCGACCAGGCGCGCCGCCATCTGCTCGACCCGGCCGTCGCCCCCTTCTACGGGTGTCTGGCGATGGCGCTGCTGGCGGTGGGCGGCGGCACGCTCGCCGTGGGCCGGGACGTCATCGGGGAGCCGGCCGCGCTGGCCGCCGACGCGGTCCTGTGGACCCTGGGGACCCTCGTCGGCCTCACGGCGGCCGCGGCGATTCCGTATCTGATGGTGACCCGGCACCGCATCGAGACCGGCAGCGCCTCTCCCGTCTGGCTCCTGCCGCTGGTCGCCCCCATGGTCTCGGCGGCGCTGGGCCCGGCCCTGGTGCCGCATCTGCCGGCCGGCCAGTGGCGGGAGGCCCTGCTGTTCACCTGCTATGCCCTGTTCGGCATGTCCCTGCTGGCCACGCTGCTCGTCCTGCCGCTCGTGCTGTCCCGGCTGATCCACCACGGCCCGCTGCCCCTCGCGCTCACCCCCACGCTGTTCCTCGTCCTGGGCCCCCTGGGGCAGTCCACCACCGCGCTGGCCAACCTCGCCCATGCGGCACCGGGTGTCGTGGACGCCTCCTCCGCCCACGCCATGGGGGCCTTCGCGGTGCTCTACGGCGTCCCGGTGACGGGCTTCGCGCTCCTCTGGCTGGCGATCGCGACCGCGATGGTGGTGCGCGCCTTCCGCAACGGCATGGGCTTCGCGATGACCTGGTGGGGCTTCACCTTCCCCCTCGGGACCTGTGTCACGGGCGCGGCGGGCCTGGCCGTGCGCACCGGTCTCGGCGCCTTCGACCGGCTCGCGGTGGGCCTGTTCGCGCTCCTCGTGACCGCCGTGGCGGTGGCCGGCACCCGCACGGCCATCGGCCTGGTCCGCGGCCGTCTCCTGGCACCGCCCCGGCCGGTCACGGCGTAG
- a CDS encoding helical backbone metal receptor, whose amino-acid sequence MMSRTPPRRVVSLVPSLTEAVACTAPGLLVGATDWCSEPAGLDAVRIGGTKNPDTERIAALAPDLVIANEEENREPDLAALRAAGITVLVTEVRTLPQAFRELERVLVHGCGLARPEWLDAAEAAWRDLPVRPAGRTAVVPVWRRPWMVLGRDTFAGDLLARLGVRNLYADHADRYPRIPLDALRACAADLVVLPDEPYRFSAEDGPEAFPGLPAALVSGRYLTWYGPSLGRAPAVLAQALAGAR is encoded by the coding sequence ATGATGAGCCGCACTCCGCCGCGCCGCGTGGTCTCACTCGTCCCCTCGCTGACGGAGGCGGTCGCCTGCACCGCGCCCGGCCTGCTGGTGGGGGCCACCGACTGGTGCAGCGAGCCGGCCGGACTCGATGCCGTGCGCATCGGCGGCACCAAGAACCCGGACACGGAACGGATCGCCGCCCTCGCCCCCGACCTCGTGATCGCCAACGAGGAGGAGAACCGGGAGCCGGATCTCGCCGCGTTGCGCGCCGCCGGGATCACGGTGCTGGTCACCGAGGTACGGACCCTGCCGCAAGCGTTCCGGGAGCTGGAGCGGGTCCTCGTGCACGGCTGCGGGCTGGCCCGGCCCGAGTGGCTGGACGCCGCCGAGGCCGCCTGGCGGGACCTCCCGGTCCGTCCGGCCGGGCGGACGGCGGTGGTGCCGGTCTGGCGCCGGCCGTGGATGGTGCTGGGCCGGGACACCTTCGCCGGTGATCTCCTGGCCCGCCTGGGCGTCCGCAACCTCTACGCGGACCATGCCGACCGCTACCCCCGTATCCCGCTCGACGCCCTCCGCGCCTGTGCCGCCGACCTCGTGGTGCTGCCCGACGAGCCCTATCGCTTCAGCGCCGAGGACGGTCCCGAGGCGTTCCCGGGACTGCCCGCCGCGCTGGTCAGCGGCCGGTATCTGACCTGGTACGGGCCCTCACTGGGGCGCGCCCCGGCCGTACTGGCACAGGCCTTGGCCGGGGCGCGGTGA
- a CDS encoding glutamine synthetase family protein — MADRTPPLSVEELRVLVDAGEIDTVVLAFTDMQGRLQGKRFAARYFLDTVLEHGTEGCNYLLAVDVDLNTVEGYAMSSWERGYGDFAMHGDPGTLRRTPWNPGTALITADLAWHDGSPVVASPRQILRRQLDRLAERGWSAHAGTELEFMLFKDTYEDAWSRGYRQMNPANQYNADYSVLGTGRVEPVLRRIRNEMGAAGMTVESAKGECNLGQHEIVFVYDEALTTCDQHSIYKTGAKEIAAQEGMSLTFMAKYDEREGNSCHIHLSLQDAEGRPVLADDSGPYGMSKTMQHFLAGQVAAMRDFTLLYAPNINSYKRFRPGSFAPTAVAWGPDNRTCALRVVGHGRAHRLENRLPGGDVNPYLAVAGMVAAGLYGIEHELELPEATTGNAYTGDAAHVPTTLREAAELWEKSPIARDAFGDEVVDHYRHMARVEQDAYDAAVTDWERFRSFERM; from the coding sequence GTGGCAGACCGCACGCCCCCACTCTCCGTCGAGGAGCTCAGGGTCCTCGTCGACGCCGGGGAGATCGACACTGTCGTCCTCGCCTTCACCGATATGCAAGGCAGGCTCCAGGGCAAGCGGTTCGCGGCCCGATACTTCCTCGACACCGTCCTCGAACACGGTACGGAGGGCTGCAACTACCTCCTCGCCGTCGATGTCGACCTCAACACCGTCGAGGGCTACGCGATGTCCTCCTGGGAACGCGGCTACGGCGACTTCGCCATGCACGGCGACCCCGGCACCCTGCGCCGCACCCCCTGGAACCCCGGCACCGCGCTGATCACCGCCGACCTCGCCTGGCACGACGGCTCACCGGTCGTCGCCTCCCCGCGGCAGATCCTGCGCCGCCAGCTCGACCGGCTCGCCGAGCGCGGCTGGAGCGCCCACGCCGGCACCGAGCTGGAGTTCATGCTCTTCAAGGACACCTACGAAGACGCCTGGTCGCGCGGCTACCGCCAGATGAACCCCGCCAACCAGTACAACGCCGACTACTCGGTCCTCGGCACCGGCCGGGTCGAACCCGTGCTGCGCCGGATCCGCAACGAGATGGGCGCGGCCGGCATGACCGTCGAGTCCGCCAAGGGCGAGTGCAACCTCGGCCAGCACGAGATCGTGTTCGTCTACGACGAGGCGCTCACCACCTGCGACCAGCACTCCATCTACAAGACGGGTGCCAAGGAGATCGCCGCCCAGGAGGGCATGTCGCTCACCTTCATGGCGAAGTACGACGAGCGCGAGGGCAACTCCTGTCATATCCACCTCTCGCTCCAGGACGCGGAGGGCCGGCCGGTGCTGGCCGACGACAGCGGCCCGTACGGCATGTCGAAGACCATGCAGCACTTCCTGGCGGGCCAGGTCGCCGCGATGCGTGACTTCACGCTCCTCTACGCGCCCAACATCAACTCCTACAAGCGCTTCCGCCCCGGCTCCTTCGCGCCCACCGCCGTCGCCTGGGGCCCCGACAACCGCACCTGCGCCCTGCGGGTGGTCGGCCACGGCCGCGCCCACCGCCTGGAGAACCGCCTGCCCGGCGGCGATGTGAACCCCTACCTCGCGGTCGCCGGCATGGTCGCGGCGGGCCTGTACGGAATCGAGCACGAGCTGGAACTCCCCGAGGCGACCACGGGCAACGCCTACACCGGCGACGCCGCTCACGTCCCCACGACGCTGCGCGAGGCCGCCGAGCTGTGGGAGAAGAGCCCGATCGCCCGGGATGCGTTCGGCGACGAGGTCGTCGACCACTACCGGCACATGGCGCGCGTCGAGCAGGACGCCTACGACGCCGCCGTCACGGACTGGGAGCGCTTCCGCTCCTTCGAGCGCATGTAA
- a CDS encoding aldehyde dehydrogenase family protein — protein MSTGLHELHILNPATEEVVATVPTTSPQEVDAAVRRAAAAQEAWAAVAPGDRARILRRFAEVVDAHIAPLAELELKEAGHPLGNARWEAGNVRDLLHYAAGGVERLNGTQIPVSGGLNITVQEPLGVVAVIAPWNFPMPIAAWGTAPALAAGNAVLLKPAETTPLTALKLAELALEAGLPEGLFQVLPGEGPVTGTALVDHPGVAKVVFTGSTATGRQIAARCAAQTKRLTLELGGKSPNIVFADADLEAAAAAAPGSFLDNTGQDCCARSRILVQRSVYDRFMELLEPAVKAFTVGDPADPPTQMGPLISAAQRERVRSYVREDAPAAIRGEAPAGKGFWYPATVLEGRPDDRTAVEEIFGPVAVVLPFEDEAHAVRLANAGDYGLAGSLWTRDVGRALRVSRGVAAGNLSVNSHSAVRYWTPFGGFKQSGLGRELGPDALTAFTETKNIFISTEETQ, from the coding sequence GTGTCCACTGGTCTGCACGAGCTGCACATCCTCAACCCGGCGACCGAGGAGGTGGTGGCGACCGTCCCCACCACCTCCCCCCAAGAGGTCGATGCCGCGGTCCGGCGGGCCGCCGCCGCCCAGGAGGCCTGGGCGGCCGTGGCACCCGGCGACCGGGCCCGCATCCTGCGCCGGTTCGCCGAGGTCGTCGACGCCCACATCGCACCGCTCGCCGAACTCGAACTGAAGGAAGCCGGCCACCCTCTGGGCAACGCCCGGTGGGAAGCGGGCAACGTCCGCGATCTGCTGCACTACGCGGCCGGGGGAGTGGAGCGCCTGAACGGCACCCAGATCCCCGTCTCCGGCGGCCTGAACATCACCGTCCAGGAGCCGCTCGGCGTCGTCGCCGTCATCGCCCCCTGGAACTTCCCGATGCCGATCGCCGCCTGGGGCACCGCCCCCGCGCTCGCGGCCGGCAACGCCGTGCTCCTCAAGCCCGCCGAGACCACCCCGCTCACCGCGCTCAAGCTCGCCGAGCTGGCGCTGGAGGCCGGGCTCCCCGAGGGCCTCTTCCAGGTCCTGCCCGGCGAGGGACCGGTCACCGGCACCGCGCTGGTCGACCACCCCGGCGTCGCCAAGGTCGTCTTCACCGGCTCCACCGCCACCGGCCGGCAGATCGCCGCCCGCTGCGCGGCGCAGACCAAGCGGCTCACCCTCGAACTCGGCGGCAAGAGCCCCAATATCGTCTTCGCCGACGCCGACCTCGAAGCCGCCGCGGCCGCCGCCCCCGGCTCCTTCCTCGACAACACCGGCCAGGACTGCTGCGCCCGCAGCCGCATCCTCGTCCAGCGCTCCGTCTACGACCGCTTCATGGAGCTGCTGGAGCCCGCCGTCAAGGCGTTCACCGTCGGCGACCCGGCCGACCCCCCCACCCAGATGGGCCCGCTGATCTCCGCCGCCCAGCGCGAGCGGGTACGGTCCTACGTCCGCGAGGACGCCCCGGCCGCCATCCGCGGCGAGGCCCCCGCCGGCAAGGGCTTCTGGTACCCGGCCACCGTCCTGGAGGGCCGCCCCGACGACCGTACGGCCGTCGAGGAGATCTTCGGCCCGGTCGCCGTCGTCCTGCCCTTCGAGGACGAGGCCCACGCCGTCCGGCTCGCCAACGCCGGCGACTACGGCCTGGCCGGGTCGCTGTGGACCCGTGACGTCGGCCGTGCCCTGCGGGTCTCGCGCGGCGTCGCGGCCGGCAACCTCTCCGTCAACTCCCACAGCGCAGTGCGCTATTGGACCCCCTTCGGCGGCTTCAAGCAGTCCGGCCTCGGCCGTGAACTGGGCCCCGACGCACTGACCGCCTTCACCGAGACCAAGAACATCTTCATCAGCACAGAGGAGACCCAGTGA
- a CDS encoding FadR/GntR family transcriptional regulator produces MDGAVDRLAPVLRPVRAGNGFEEALEQILQIVRLGLVPQGERLPAERELAERLQISRVTLREVLKVLQDEGLVESRRGRYGGTFVRVRTENPGEAELRRRIEKIDVEDTLRFREVLEVGAAGLCAAHGLSDAQSDRLRAALAATQEAPLADYRRRDTLLHLTLAELSGSPSLAAQYAAVRAGVNDLLDCIPLLVRNLEHSQTQHTALVEAVLEGDADGAREVMREHCCGTAALLRGFLTAPSP; encoded by the coding sequence ATGGACGGTGCGGTCGATCGGCTGGCACCCGTGCTGCGGCCGGTGCGGGCGGGCAACGGTTTCGAGGAAGCGCTGGAGCAGATACTCCAGATCGTGCGGCTCGGCCTGGTGCCCCAGGGCGAACGGCTGCCCGCCGAGCGGGAATTGGCCGAACGGCTCCAGATCAGCCGGGTCACCCTGCGCGAGGTGCTCAAGGTGCTCCAGGACGAGGGCCTGGTGGAGAGCCGGCGCGGGCGCTACGGCGGCACGTTCGTACGGGTGCGCACGGAGAACCCGGGCGAGGCCGAGCTGCGGCGCCGGATCGAGAAGATCGACGTCGAGGACACCCTGCGCTTCCGGGAAGTGCTGGAGGTGGGAGCGGCCGGGCTGTGCGCGGCCCACGGGCTGTCCGACGCGCAGAGCGACCGGCTGCGGGCGGCGCTCGCGGCCACCCAGGAGGCGCCGCTCGCCGACTACCGCCGGCGCGACACCCTGCTGCATCTGACCCTCGCGGAGCTGTCCGGCTCACCGTCGCTGGCGGCGCAGTACGCGGCGGTACGGGCGGGCGTCAACGATCTCCTGGACTGCATTCCGCTCCTGGTCCGGAACCTGGAGCATTCGCAGACCCAGCACACCGCACTGGTCGAGGCGGTGCTGGAGGGCGATGCGGACGGTGCCCGCGAAGTGATGCGCGAGCACTGCTGCGGGACGGCGGCGCTGCTGCGGGGCTTCCTGACGGCTCCGTCACCCTGA
- the eat gene encoding ethanolamine permease, whose product MADNTDSQTAPPIGPAGGTSSDETYLERRTLRRGSAGPLLLTGLGVAYVVSGDFSGWNNGLAQGGFGGLAIAAVLMGLMYTCLVFALAELASILPTAGGGYGFARRALGTWGGFLTGTAILIEYVLAPAAISIFIGDYVESLGLFGLHSSWPVYLACFAIFIGIHLWGVGEALRFSLIVTAIAVAAVVVFAIAALTDFHVDTLNDIPVKAGAFGANSWLPFGILGIWASFPFGMWFFLGVEGVPLAAEETKDPARSLPKAMAAAMGILLVLALITFVAATGARGSAAIQSVGDPLVQALQPHGKPTTVSRIVNYAGLAGLVASFFSLIFAGSRQLFALSRAGYLPRFLSLTSRRKAPYLGLLVPGALGFALAAATGDGARMLNVAVFGATISYALMALSHIVLRRREPGLPRPYRTPGGLLTSSVAFVLACSALVATFLVDKEAAFIALGVYAVALAYFAFYSRHRLVAAAPEEEFAALAAAEAELERT is encoded by the coding sequence ATGGCCGACAACACGGATTCGCAGACCGCACCGCCCATCGGGCCCGCGGGCGGCACATCGTCCGACGAGACCTATCTGGAGCGGCGGACACTGCGCCGCGGCAGTGCGGGACCCCTGCTGCTGACCGGCCTGGGCGTCGCCTACGTCGTCTCCGGCGACTTCTCGGGATGGAACAACGGTCTGGCGCAGGGCGGCTTCGGCGGCCTGGCGATCGCCGCCGTCCTGATGGGCCTGATGTACACGTGCCTGGTCTTCGCGCTGGCGGAGCTGGCCTCGATCCTGCCGACCGCCGGCGGCGGCTACGGCTTCGCCCGACGCGCCCTGGGCACCTGGGGCGGCTTTCTGACCGGCACCGCGATCCTGATCGAATATGTGCTGGCGCCCGCCGCGATCTCCATCTTCATCGGTGACTACGTCGAATCGCTCGGCCTGTTCGGCCTGCACTCCAGCTGGCCCGTCTATCTCGCCTGCTTCGCGATCTTCATCGGGATCCATCTGTGGGGCGTGGGCGAGGCGCTGCGCTTCAGCCTGATCGTCACCGCCATAGCCGTCGCCGCCGTCGTCGTCTTCGCGATCGCCGCACTGACCGACTTCCATGTGGACACGCTCAACGACATCCCCGTCAAGGCAGGCGCCTTCGGGGCCAACTCCTGGCTGCCGTTCGGCATTCTGGGCATCTGGGCGTCCTTCCCGTTCGGCATGTGGTTCTTCCTCGGCGTCGAGGGCGTACCGCTGGCGGCCGAGGAGACCAAGGACCCGGCCCGCTCCCTGCCCAAGGCGATGGCCGCCGCGATGGGCATCCTGCTGGTGCTGGCGCTGATCACCTTTGTCGCCGCGACCGGGGCGCGCGGCTCGGCGGCGATCCAGTCGGTGGGCGATCCGCTGGTCCAGGCGCTCCAGCCGCACGGCAAGCCGACCACCGTCAGCCGGATCGTCAACTACGCCGGTCTCGCGGGCCTGGTGGCGTCCTTCTTCTCCCTGATCTTCGCCGGTTCGCGCCAGCTGTTCGCGCTCTCCCGGGCCGGCTATCTGCCCCGTTTCCTCTCCCTGACCAGCCGCCGCAAGGCTCCCTACCTGGGGCTGCTGGTGCCCGGTGCGCTGGGCTTCGCACTCGCCGCGGCCACCGGCGACGGTGCCCGGATGCTCAATGTCGCGGTCTTCGGCGCCACGATCTCCTACGCACTGATGGCACTCTCGCACATCGTGCTGCGCCGCCGGGAGCCCGGCCTGCCCCGCCCCTACCGCACCCCCGGCGGCCTGCTGACCTCGTCCGTCGCGTTCGTCCTGGCCTGCTCGGCGCTTGTGGCGACGTTCCTGGTCGACAAGGAAGCCGCCTTCATCGCCCTCGGTGTCTACGCCGTCGCGCTCGCCTACTTCGCCTTCTACTCCCGCCACCGGCTGGTCGCCGCGGCGCCCGAGGAGGAGTTCGCGGCGCTGGCGGCGGCGGAGGCCGAGCTCGAACGCACCTGA
- a CDS encoding LysR family transcriptional regulator, which produces MSDEEGPGAVPLSHRVPDLGALELLLAVARLGSLGRAARARGISQPAASSRIRSMERQLGVALVERSPRGSRLTDAGALVTDWARRVVEAAEAFDAGAQALRGQRDSRLRVAASMTIAEYLLPGWLIALRAQRPGTAVSLLAGNSSVVAERLLGGAADVGFVEGLEVPSGLDGTVIGHDRLVVVAAPSHPWARRRTELTAAELAATPLILRERGSGTRQVLDAALARHGGLAEPLLELASTTAVKAAVVSEAAPSVLSELAVGEELTARRLVEIPVRELRLGRDLRAVWPAGQRPAGPARQLLGLTRGAH; this is translated from the coding sequence ATGAGTGATGAGGAAGGGCCCGGCGCCGTGCCGCTGTCGCACCGGGTCCCGGATCTCGGTGCGCTGGAGCTGCTGCTCGCCGTCGCCCGGCTCGGCAGCCTGGGGCGGGCGGCCCGTGCGCGGGGCATCAGCCAGCCCGCCGCCAGCAGCCGTATCCGGTCGATGGAGCGGCAGTTGGGGGTGGCGCTGGTCGAACGCTCACCGCGCGGCTCCCGGTTGACGGACGCCGGCGCCCTGGTGACGGACTGGGCGCGGCGGGTGGTGGAGGCGGCCGAGGCCTTCGACGCGGGCGCGCAGGCGTTGCGGGGGCAGCGTGATTCGCGGTTGCGGGTCGCGGCCAGCATGACGATCGCCGAGTATCTGCTGCCGGGGTGGCTGATCGCCCTGCGCGCGCAGCGGCCTGGGACCGCGGTGTCGCTGCTCGCGGGCAACTCCAGCGTGGTCGCCGAGCGGTTGCTGGGGGGCGCGGCGGACGTCGGATTTGTGGAGGGGCTGGAGGTGCCGTCGGGGCTGGACGGGACGGTCATCGGGCATGACCGGCTGGTGGTGGTCGCGGCCCCGTCCCATCCCTGGGCCCGGCGCCGTACGGAGCTGACCGCCGCCGAACTCGCCGCCACCCCGCTGATCCTGCGCGAGCGGGGCTCGGGGACCCGCCAGGTGCTGGACGCGGCGCTCGCCCGGCACGGCGGGCTGGCCGAGCCGCTCCTCGAACTCGCCTCGACCACCGCCGTGAAGGCGGCCGTGGTGAGCGAGGCGGCGCCGTCCGTCCTCAGTGAACTCGCCGTCGGTGAGGAGCTGACCGCTCGCCGGCTGGTCGAGATTCCGGTGCGCGAGCTGCGGCTCGGCCGCGATCTGCGGGCCGTGTGGCCCGCCGGTCAGCGGCCCGCGGGCCCGGCCCGGCAGCTGCTGGGGCTGACGCGCGGGGCGCACTGA